AGCTACATGTAGAGACAGATGGTATTAATGGGTATCGCGCTGTTGAAAGAGAGAGACCTGATTTAGTTATATTGGATATTATGTTGCCTGGCCAGAATGGTTTAGATGTATGTAGAAAAATGAAGGGGCATCCAGAGCTAAAAAATATCCCTGTCATTATTATTTCAGCCAAAAATGAAGAGATTGATGTGGTCTTGGGATTGGAATTGGGTGCTGATGACTACCTTGCTAAGCCTTTTTCTCCAAAAGTGCTCTTTTCTAGAGTTAAGGCTGTTATGAGAAGGGAAAAAGAGCCTGAAAATGTCTCTAAAATAATGACCTTTGGAGAGTTTACTTTAGAAGTGGATAGATATTTACTTCGAAAAGCGGATAAGTACATACCCATTACGCTTTCTGAGTTTGGTATTTTGCGTCGTTTGCTTATGAATAGAGGGCGAGTTTTGACTAGAAGTCAGCTTCTTGATGATGTACAAAATGATGATGCATTCATTATTGATAGAAATATCGATGTGCATATCGCTTCATTAAGGAAAAAGCTGGGTCCTGATTTTCATTGGATAGAAACAGTTCGAGGTGTTGGCTACCGCTTTTTAGAAGAGATCACTTGAACTTATCGTATGTCTGTGAATGGATGTTAGTTGGAAGAGCTATGAGTCTATTGCTGTTTTGATAGACTCCCTCGCATCTATCAAAAGTGCTTTTTAAAAGAAGAGGGCCTTCAGTTTCCCTCCAAAACGGTCTTTCTAGTTTTTCTTTATTGCATGTAATGAGGTACATATCTCTTTTTATGTCAGAATGAAAGTTGAGCGTTAGTGTTTGACAGCATAGCTTATGAAGGTGTGTAGAAAGGTTTATAGGCTCATTGATAACGCGCTCTATATTTAAACAATGCTCTTTGTTGTTGGGGTGCTCAAAGAACAGATAAGTTCCCAATTGAGTAAGACATTTAAAAACGTCTGCATAATTTTCACTAAAATGATGCATAACACTCATAGCAAGCACAATATCAAAATGTTCTGTATCTGCAAGAAGTAACAGATCTTCTAAGTTTAAATTTTTTGTGAGTAGAACAGTGTTGGGAAGATTGTTTTTATCGTAGAGAGGTATGAGCTGCTTCAAGGCCCATCTTCCAGCTTCTACCATAATAAAGGTCCCGCTAAATTGTTCTGCTAGCCTAAATGAAAAATAACCACAATTGGCTCCAATATCTAAGACCTTAATGGGACGCTTGAATTGAGAGCAAAGATTTGCAATATGCTGATAGCGCTCTTGGCAGTCTCTTTGACCCTTATAGATGCATCTACCTTTAAGCCATAGATCTTGATAAAAGATATCCTCTTGCGTTTTATTTTGCTTGAATAAAAGAGAGGGTAGAAGTTGGAAATCATTCTCTTGAGTATGTGTAGATTTGATAGAAACTAATTTTCCTTCTGTAAGAAAAGTGTTCCAAGGATGAGATTTTGTATTATATAATGATTCTAGAGTGCTTTTAGATGGATACATGCCTTCAAATTCAAAAAATGTCGACAGAGTAATGCCAGAGGGCCAATTAAGAGAGTATTGATTAAATTGCACAACTTTATTTTCGAATGAACTTTTGACAGAGACGTGATCTTCTGTCTTTTTCCAAAATGGCATGGAAAGATGCTTTTCTTGGCAGTGGATGTACTTTAATTCAGAAGAAGATGTTCCATAAAAAAAATGGGATCCAAGAGATAAAAAGGGAGTAATGTCATCATAGTAAAACCTTTTATCTAATAAGAGAACAATATCAAAATGCTCAACTTGTGATAGTTTAGAAAGCGCTTCTACAGATATTTTTTGGGTAAGAAGAATGCAATTCTTGTAGGCATTATAGTGACAAAAAGAATAAAGTGAGGAGAGTACTTTATCATCATCTTCTAGCAAGACAAATGTACCTGGAAATATATCTGCTAGGCGAAATGAAAAGTAGCCAAAATGTGCTCCTATATCAAGTACATTGATAGGGCGCTTATATTGCAGGCATAGCTTACGTATGGCCTCGAACCAAGAGTCTTCTTGACTTATCTTTTTTTTTGGATTCGTACCTTTTAGCCAAATGTTGTACAAAGCATTTACTTCACGCTGCAAGGTAACATGAGCTCTTTTGGGTTAATGAGATGTTGAACAAAGGAATGTTCTTTTCTTTTTGCTTTAAGAGCATCCATTGCCTTTAACAAATTGAGTGTCTGATTGGTTTTTTCCCATGTAAAGTCACAATCATTTCTACCAAAATGTCCACCCGTTGCGCTTTTTTTGTAGATAGGTCTTTTAAGGTTAAGTGCTGTAATAATCCCCTTTGGAGTTAGATCAAAAACTTCTTGTACCGCTTGGCTAATTAAATCTTCATCTACTGTTGCTGTTCCAAATGTATTTACAAATACAGAGACAGGTTTTGCAACACCTATAGCATAAGCTATTTGCACTTCACAGCGGTTTGCAAGGCCTGCTGCCACAATATTTTTTGCAACCCATCTGGCAGCATAAGCACCTGATCTATCTACTTTAGAGGGATCTTTTCCAGAAAATGCGCCCCCTCCATGTCTGCCCATACCACCATAGGAATCAACGATGATCTTTCTTCCTGTAACACCTGTGTCACCAGCGGGACCTCCGATGATAAAACGACCTGTAGGATTAATGTGAAATAAGATGTTATTGTTAAATAGTTTTTGAGGAATGACTCTTTGTGCCATTGCTTTCATATCTTTTACAATAGTTTCATGCGTTACATCTTCGGTGTGTTGTGTAGAAATAACGATTGTATCAATGCGAATGGGCTCATGTAATTCATTGTATTCAATGCTTACTTGAGTTTTAGCATCAGGTCTTAGGTAGGCAAGCTCTTTTGATTTATAGAGTCTCTCAAGTTCTCCGATAAGGGCGTGTGCAAGCATAATGGGAAGTGGCATAAGCTCTTCAGTTTCACTACAAGCAAATCCAAACATGAGGCCTTGGTCCCCTGCTCCTTGTTCTTTAGAGAGGCCATACCCTTCTGTAACACCTATAGAAATGTCTTCAGATTGTTTGTTGATGGCAATAAGTACTCCACACGATCTATAATCAAAGCCAATAGCAGGATCTGTGTAGCCTGCATCTTGGATAGTTTTTCTTACAATTTTTTGATAATCCAGCTGGGCTTTTGTTGTAATTTCTCCTGCAAGTACTACAAGACCTGTTGTTACAAGAGTTTCGCAGGCAACGCGCGAGTCACAATCGACTTCAAGACAAGCATCTAAAATAGCATCGGAAATTTGATCGGCTATTTTATCTGGATGCCCTCCAGAAACAGATTCTGAGGTAAAGAGAGTATTTTGCATGATCTGCTCCTTTCATGATTGAAACTAAACGGAAGCTCTTATATAGATTATTACATGTTTTGTATCAAAAATATTAGCATTTCAAGTTTTTATTTATTCATTTGTTGGAGTTTTTTCTCTTTTGCAGAACCTGAAAATGGAGAAAAAAGCAACTTACAAGGCTTTTTATATAAGACAAAAGAGGGTGTTTGGATTTTATCACCATTGCCACATCTCAAGAGTTGTTGTGTTGGAGCTTCCGAAAGGAGTTTAGAACAAGTTATACTAGATGGAGAATTTTCAGAAGAGTTACTTCATCGCGAAGTCTGTTTACAAGGCTTTCTTATGACAGAATCGAATACAAAGAAGCTGCTTCATGCAGAGC
The DNA window shown above is from Chlamydiales bacterium and carries:
- the metK gene encoding methionine adenosyltransferase; translation: MQNTLFTSESVSGGHPDKIADQISDAILDACLEVDCDSRVACETLVTTGLVVLAGEITTKAQLDYQKIVRKTIQDAGYTDPAIGFDYRSCGVLIAINKQSEDISIGVTEGYGLSKEQGAGDQGLMFGFACSETEELMPLPIMLAHALIGELERLYKSKELAYLRPDAKTQVSIEYNELHEPIRIDTIVISTQHTEDVTHETIVKDMKAMAQRVIPQKLFNNNILFHINPTGRFIIGGPAGDTGVTGRKIIVDSYGGMGRHGGGAFSGKDPSKVDRSGAYAARWVAKNIVAAGLANRCEVQIAYAIGVAKPVSVFVNTFGTATVDEDLISQAVQEVFDLTPKGIITALNLKRPIYKKSATGGHFGRNDCDFTWEKTNQTLNLLKAMDALKAKRKEHSFVQHLINPKELMLPCSVK
- a CDS encoding class I SAM-dependent methyltransferase; this encodes MQREVNALYNIWLKGTNPKKKISQEDSWFEAIRKLCLQYKRPINVLDIGAHFGYFSFRLADIFPGTFVLLEDDDKVLSSLYSFCHYNAYKNCILLTQKISVEALSKLSQVEHFDIVLLLDKRFYYDDITPFLSLGSHFFYGTSSSELKYIHCQEKHLSMPFWKKTEDHVSVKSSFENKVVQFNQYSLNWPSGITLSTFFEFEGMYPSKSTLESLYNTKSHPWNTFLTEGKLVSIKSTHTQENDFQLLPSLLFKQNKTQEDIFYQDLWLKGRCIYKGQRDCQERYQHIANLCSQFKRPIKVLDIGANCGYFSFRLAEQFSGTFIMVEAGRWALKQLIPLYDKNNLPNTVLLTKNLNLEDLLLLADTEHFDIVLAMSVMHHFSENYADVFKCLTQLGTYLFFEHPNNKEHCLNIERVINEPINLSTHLHKLCCQTLTLNFHSDIKRDMYLITCNKEKLERPFWRETEGPLLLKSTFDRCEGVYQNSNRLIALPTNIHSQTYDKFK
- a CDS encoding response regulator transcription factor, whose translation is MAQKKTILLIEDEEDIAALIKLQAEISGYKLHVETDGINGYRAVERERPDLVILDIMLPGQNGLDVCRKMKGHPELKNIPVIIISAKNEEIDVVLGLELGADDYLAKPFSPKVLFSRVKAVMRREKEPENVSKIMTFGEFTLEVDRYLLRKADKYIPITLSEFGILRRLLMNRGRVLTRSQLLDDVQNDDAFIIDRNIDVHIASLRKKLGPDFHWIETVRGVGYRFLEEIT